One window from the genome of Saccharomyces mikatae IFO 1815 strain IFO1815 genome assembly, chromosome: 6 encodes:
- the SMKI06G2000 gene encoding uncharacterized protein, which yields MSGFINHFSSNAHFTTLQADQSLIGDFRGASSDHGNNGMIDFTLKLEELSLEEKILKEFTLFQSQNMDLLQETSTASGNANPSLRQSRIQGW from the coding sequence ATGTCCGGATTTATAAACCACTTCTCTTCAAACGCACATTTTACAACTCTCCAAGCGGACCAGAGCCTTATAGGTGATTTTAGAGGTGCAAGCAGTGACCATGGTAATAACGGCATGATTGATTTTACCCTAAAACTAGAAGAACTGAGTCtggaagagaaaatacTAAAGGAGTTCACCTTATTTCAAAGTCAGAACATGGATTTACTGCAAGAGACATCGACGGCGAGTGGGAATGCTAATCCTTCTTTGAGACAAAGCCGAATTCAAGGATGGTGA
- the NSR1 gene encoding Nsr1p (similar to Saccharomyces cerevisiae NSR1 (YGR159C); ancestral locus Anc_4.61), producing MAKTTKVKGNKKEAKASKQTKEEKAATVSSSSSSSSSESESSSSSSSSESESDSSSSSSESESEAETKKEESKDTSSSESSSDEEEEEETKKEESKESSSSDSSSSDSESEKEESNDKKRKSEDSEEEEEEESSNKKQKNEESEEPATIFVGRLSWSIDDEWLKKEFEHIGGVISARVIYERGTDRSRGYGYVDFENKSYAEKAIQEMQGKEIDGRPINCDMSTSKPASNNNNDRAKKFGDTPSEPSDTLFLGNLSFNADRDVIFELFAKHGEVVSVRIPTHPETEQPKGFGYVQFSNMEDAKKALDALQGEYIDNRPVRLDFSSPRPNNDGGRGGSRGFGGRGGGRGGNRGFGGRGGARGGRGGFRPSGSGANTAPLGRSRNTASFAGSKKTFD from the coding sequence ATGGCTAAGACTACTAAAGTAAAAGGTAACAAGAAGGAAGCTAAAGCTTCCAAGCAAacgaaagaagaaaaggctGCGACAGTATCTTCCTCCTCATCTTCCTCCTCATCTGAGTCCGAatcctcatcttcatcttcatcctctgAATCTGAATCcgattcttcttcatcctcttctGAAAGCGAAAGCGAAGCTGAAACCAAGAAGGAAGAGTCCAAGGACacttcttcatctgaaTCCTCTTCcgacgaagaagaagaggaagaaaccaagaaagaagaatctaAAGAATCTTCTAGTTCtgattcatcttcatctgaCAGCGAGAGCGAAAAGGAAGAATCCAATGACAAGAAGCGTAAATCCGAAGACtctgaggaagaagaagaagaagaatcttcTAAcaagaagcaaaaaaacgaagaaagtgaagaaCCTGCTACTATCTTCGTCGGTAGACTATCATGGTccattgatgatgaatgGTTGAAGAAGGAATTTGAACACATTGGCGGTGTTATCAGTGCCAGAGTTATCTATGAAAGAGGTACCGATAGATCTCGTGGTTATGGTTACGTTGATTTCGAAAACAAATCTTATGCTGAAAAGGCCATTCAAGAGATGCAAGGTAAGGAAATTGATGGTAGACCAATTAACTGTGACATGTCCACAAGCAAACCAGCTagtaacaacaacaatgaccGTGCAAAGAAATTTGGTGACACTCCATCTGAGCCATCCGACACCTTATTCTTGGGTAACTTATCCTTCAACGCTGATAGAGACGTTATCTTCGAATTGTTCGCTAAACACGGTGAAGTTGTTTCCGTTCGTATTCCAACACATCCAGAAACTGAGCAACCAAAGGGTTTCGGTTACGTTCAATTCTCCAACATGGAGGATGCCAAGAAGGCTCTAGATGCTTTGCAAGGTGAATACATCGACAACAGACCAGTCAGATTAGACTTCTCCTCTCCAAGACCAAATAACGATGGTGGCCGTGGTGGTAGCCGTGGTTTCGGTGGTCGCGGCGGTGGTCGTGGCGGTAACCGTGGTTTCGGTGGCCGTGGTGGTGCTCGTGGTGGCCGTGGTGGTTTCAGACCATCTGGTTCTGGTGCCAATACTGCTCCATTGGGCAGATCAAGAAACACTGCTTCTTTCGCTggttcaaagaaaacatttgATTAA
- the PTI1 gene encoding cleavage polyadenylation factor subunit PTI1 (similar to Saccharomyces cerevisiae PTI1 (YGR156W); ancestral locus Anc_4.65): MADPRKRTGRHFLTPENLSSTLQITKLPPEWNQDIITSVVAGSGPVIDIKSKNDPRTGKLTGVLFDYLTSKDCKRAWEILNRIENFPVKIEQIIPPNYKEHLKEAADTNSQKKVLQLNRDSYPFEAGLELPFEMVTEVPIPRRPPPPQVVNNANPIPNNTNIQFPDILSKASKHLPSFQDGSITAPDKISQNLSKIPPLQLIEIISNLKILSNQENIQKSQLETFLNTNSDITVSVTQALLEMGFIDYNVVTKVLKSQIGETPSMLSSNNTSNSNTPISVIKNNTPLHVSSSDVSNNHNNMPVNIGMPMTMSTPPFIPLPPQQQPFSFVPSGPFMPPAQGPMGQPTLVNQPNQMKQQNASSTEALSNRNIGSDSGTINMAKLQLLPENQQDMIKQVLTLTPVQIQSLPSDQQLMVENFRKEYII; this comes from the coding sequence atggCAGATcccagaaaaagaacaggTCGTCATTTCTTGACACCAGAGAACCTATCCTCTACATTACAAATCACAAAACTACCTCCAGAATGGAACCAAGATATAATCACTTCGGTCGTGGCCGGTTCTGGCCCAGTTATAGATATAAAGTCTAAGAATGACCCAAGAACTGGTAAACTTACCGGAGTATTGTTCGATTATTTGACTAGTAAAGACTGTAAACGTGCTTGGGAAATTCTAAatagaattgaaaactttccAGTAAAGATAGAGCAGATAATCCCACCGAATTATAAAGAACATCTTAAAGAAGCAGCTGATACAAAttctcaaaagaaagtgtTACAGCTCAATAGAGATTCATACCCCTTCGAAGCAGGTTTAGAGTTGCCCTTCGAAATGGTCACTGAAGTTCCTATTCCTAGGCGACCACCGCCCCCACAGGTTGTAAATAATGCTAACCCTATTCCAAATAACACAAACATCCAGTTTCCGGACATACTAAGTAAAGCATCTAAACACCTGCCAAGTTTTCAAGATGGCTCGATTACCGCTCCAGACAAGATTTCACAAAACTTAAGTAAAATTCCACCATTGCAACTCATtgaaataatatcaaatttgaaaatactATCAAACCAAgagaatattcaaaaatcaCAGTTAGAAACGTTTTTGAATACCAATAGTGATATTACCGTATCTGTGACGCAAGCCCTGCTAGAAATGGGATTTATAGACTACAACGTGGTGACAAAAGTGTTGAAATCTCAAATTGGTGAGACCCCTTCAATGCTTTCAAGTAACAATACAAGTAATTCGAATACCCCTATTAGCGtaatcaaaaacaatacaCCATTGCATGTTTCATCCAGTGATGTCAGTAACAATCACAATAATATGCCCGTGAACATCGGTATGCCAATGACTATGTCGACACCGCCTTTTATTCCTCTACCTCCACAACAACAACCATTTAGCTTTGTGCCATCGGGGCCCTTCATGCCGCCAGCTCAAGGCCCTATGGGACAGCCCACACTGGTAAATCAACCGAACCAGATGAAGCAACAAAACGCAAGTTCTACGGAAGCACTTTCTAACCGCAATATAGGGAGTGACAGTGGCACCATTAATATGGCAAAACTGCAGTTGCTACCTGAAAATCAACAAGATATGATCAAACAGGTTCTTACTTTGACGCCTGTTCAGATCCAAAGTTTACCAAGTGACCAGCAACTTATGGTGGAAAActttagaaaagaatatataatcTAA
- the CHO2 gene encoding phosphatidylethanolamine N-methyltransferase (similar to Saccharomyces cerevisiae CHO2 (YGR157W); ancestral locus Anc_4.64), whose translation MSSCKTTASEMVASMAKDKATVNIKAKTRSSNVTFEPPVTHDMVRSLFDPTLKKSLLEKCIALAIISNFFICYWVYQGFGLQFTKYFFLLQYLFWRIAYNLGIGFVLHYQSHYETLTNCAKNHAIFSNIPQTQDDDLNFSTNFNSFSERLWSYIRKFCQYEIRSKMPKEYDLFLYPEEINVWLIFRQFVDLILMQDFVTYIIYVYLSIPYNLVQVFNWRSLLGVILIVFNIWVKLDAHRVVKDYAWYWGDFFFLEESELIFDGVFNISPHPMYSIGYLGYYGLSLICNDYKVLLVSVFGHYSQFLFLKYVENPHIERTYGDGNDYDSQVNGRIDDLISKENYDYSRPLINMGLSFNNFNRLRFTDYYTIGTVMVIMLGTIFNAKAVNLNYLFVVVFITKLVSWMFISTILYKQSRTKWFTRLFLENGYTQVYSYEQWQFIYNYYLVLTYTLMIIYTGLQIWSNFSNINNSQFIFGVILVALQTWCDKETRLAISDFGWFYGDFFLSNYISTRKLTSQGIYRYLNNPEAVLGVVGVWGTVLMTNFAVTNIVLAVLWTLTNFILVKFIEAPHVNKIYGKTERVSGVGKTLLGLKPLRQVSDIVNRIENIIVKSLVHESKNANRETEVLSKKCPEDKEWSTLIQEAMDSVATRLSPYCELTIENEQLEKGFVLPVPVSLNWKMPIELYNEDDWIGLYKVIDTRVDRERTRVGSGGHWSATCKTSYMNYGSSHKESVTEISVTDKFVQGKVTFDTSLLFFESGVYEFRYHCGNSHKVLLISTPFEITLPVLNTETPKLFEKDLAEFLTKVNVLKEGKFCALGNRFFGMDCLKQLIKISIGVELSSEYIRRVNGDIHVISHRAWDIKQTLDSLA comes from the coding sequence ATGTCCAGTTGTAAAACCACTGCTTCTGAAATGGTTGCTTCTATGGCAAAAGACAAGGCAACTGTTAACATCAAAGCTAAAACACGTTCAAGTAATGTGACTTTCGAGCCGCCTGTTACCCACGATATGGTCCGTTCGCTTTTTGATCCAACTCTAAAGAAATCATTGTTGGAAAAATGTATTGCACTAGCTATtatatcaaattttttcatttgctATTGGGTCTACCAAGGGTTTGGGTTACAATTTACCaagtacttttttcttttacagTATTTGTTTTGGAGAATTGCTTATAATTTGGGTATTGGTTTTGTTCTGCATTATCAGTCGCATTATGAAACGTTAACGAATTGTGCTAAGAATCACGCAATTTTTAGTAATATACCACAAACtcaagatgatgatttgaatttctcaacaaattttaattctttttcagaaagATTATGGAGTTATATCAGAAAGTTTTGTCAATATGAGATTAGGTCGAAAATGCCAAAGGAGTATGACTTATTTCTTTATCCGGAAGAAATTAATGTTTGGCTAATTTTCCGTCAATTTGTTgatttaattttaatgCAAGATTTTGTAACCTACATTATCTACGTTTACCTATCTATTCCATACAACTTGGTTCAAGTTTTTAACTGGAGATCTTTATTAGGTGTTATTCTGATTGTTTTTAATATATGGGTTAAACTGGATGCGCACCGTGTGGTTAAGGATTATGCCTGGTACTGGggtgattttttctttttagaaGAATCTGAATTGATTTTTGACGGTGTTTTTAACATCTCTCCACATCCAATGTATTCTATTGGTTATTTGGGTTATTATGGTTTATCATTGATTTGTAATGATTATAAAGTTCTTTTGGTGTCTGTATTTGGTCACTATTCGcaatttttgttcttgaaaTACGTTGAGAATCCTCATATTGAAAGAACATATGGTGATGGTAATGATTATGACTCTCAAGTGAATGGTAGAATTGACGATTTgatatcaaaagaaaattacgACTATTCAAGACCTCTTATTAATATGGGCCTTTCCTTTAACAATTTTAACAGATTAAGATTCACTGATTACTATACAATTGGTACCGTTATGGTAATTATGTTGGGAACAATCTTCAACGCCAAGGCTGTTAATTTAAATTACCTCTTTGTTGTCGTATTTATAACGAAACTGGTTTCATGGATGTTTATCTCTACTATATTGTATAAGCAATCCAGAACCAAATGGTTTACAAGACtgtttttggaaaatggTTACACACAGGTTTATTCATATGAACAGTGGCAATTCATTTACAATTATTATTTAGTGTTAACCTAcacattgatgataatttaCACAGGGCTGCAAATTTGGAGTAACTTTTCCAACATAAACAACAGTCAATTTATTTTTGGTGTAATTCTTGTGGCTTTACAAACATGGTGTGATAAAGAAACCAGGCTAGCCATTTCTGATTTTGGTTGGTTTTAtggtgattttttcttgagcaACTACATCTCAACTAGAAAATTGACTTCTCAAGGCATCTACAGGTATTTGAACAACCCTGAAGCGGTATTAGGCGTTGTTGGAGTTTGGGGAACCGTACTTATGACAAATTTTGCTGTCACAAATATTGTTCTGGCAGTTTTATGGACTTTAACAAACTTTATTCTTGTTAAATTCATTGAGGCACCTCATGTTAATAAAATATACGGGAAAACTGAACGAGTTAGCGGAGTTGGAAAAACTCTATTAGGTTTGAAACCTTTGAGACAAGTTTCAGATATTGTCAATAGaatagaaaatatcataGTTAAATCGCTAGTTCATGAAAGCAAGAATGCCAATAGGGAGACAGAAGTTTTGTCTAAGAAATGTCCGGAAGATAAGGAATGGAGCACTTTGATTCAGGAAGCAATGGATAGCGTTGCGACGAGGCTAAGTCCCTACTGTGAATTAACAATTGAAAACGAACAGCTAGAAAAAGGGTTTGTCCTACCCGTGCCTGTGAGTTTGAACTGGAAAATGCCCATTGAACTTTATAACGAAGACGATTGGATTGGTTTGTACAAAGTGATTGACACAAGAGTTGATCgtgaaagaacaagagTTGGCTCTGGTGGTCATTGGAGTGCGACTTGCAAAACTTCATATATGAATTATGGTTCAAGTCATAAAGAATCTGTAACAGAAATTAGTGTCACTGATAAATTTGTTCAAGGTAAAGTGACATTTGATACATCCTTGCtgttttttgaaagtggCGTTTATGAGTTTAGATATCATTGTGGAAACTCTCATAAGGTATTATTGATTTCTACGCCATTCGAAATCACATTGCCAGTATTAAATACGGAGACCCCTAAATTGTTTGAGAAAGATTTGGCTGAGTTTTTGACCAAAGTCAACGTCTTGAAGGAAGGTAAATTTTGTGCTTTAGGGAATCGGTTTTTTGGAATGGATTGCCTAAAGCAATTGATCAAAATCTCGATTGGCGTTGAACTCTCCTCTGAGTATATAAGGAGAGTTAACGGTGACATCCATGTCATTTCACATCGCGCTTGGGATATAAAGCAAACGCTTGATAGTCTTGCATGA
- the TIF4631 gene encoding translation initiation factor eIF4G (similar to Saccharomyces cerevisiae TIF4632 (YGL049C) and TIF4631 (YGR162W); ancestral locus Anc_4.56) yields the protein MTDESVQPTQSATKQESAALKQTGDEQQESQQQQQRGYNNYNNGSNYTQKKPYNGNRPHQQRGGKFGPNRYNSRGNYNGGGSYRGGHVGANGSSAPWTGYYNNYPVYYQPQQMANSNAVPVNVAPVDEKSSPSPSKIEITTKSGEHLDLKEQHKAKLQSQERSSTTPQLNSNSEKTSDSTSTPTPTPVVTDSKVSSEENISEAEKTRRNFIEQVKLRKAALEKKRKEQLEGASSNNNIPTETTSEKAEGKESAKSDVTEETKPTEEKTAEPEIKQEGEQEEKGQLNEESTPKVLTFAERLKLKKQQKEQEEKIEEKENEEELVQEESKSTTESDLVLPTETNKQEIEAAETEHPKEDRSATTPTSSIEFGDAEVEAEAGDAEVKVKADADAEIETTTDEANDGTNTVSHILNVLKDAKPIEDLFSFNYPEGIEGPDIKYKKEHVKYTYGPTFLLQFKDKLNVKADAEWVQSTASKIVIPPGMGRGNRSRDSGRFGNNSSRGHDFRNNSVRNMDDRANSRTSSKRRSKRMNDDRRSNRSYTSRRDRERGSYRNEDKREDDKPKEEVAPLVPSANRWIPKSKAKKTEKKFAPDGETELLDKDEVERKMKSLLNKLTLEMFDAISSEILAIANISVWETNGETLKAVIEQIFLKACDEPHWSSMYAQLCGKVVKELNSDISDETNEGKTGPKLVLHYLVARCHAEFDKGWTDKLPTKEDGTPLEPEMMSEEYYAAAAAKRRGLGLVRFIGFLYRLNLLTGKMMFECFRRLMKDLTDSPSEETLESVVELLNTVGEQFETDSFRTGQATLEGSQLLDSLFGILDNVIETASISSRIKFKLIDIKELRHDKNWNSDKKDNGPKTIQQIHEEEERQRQLKNNSRSNSRRTNNSSNRHSFRRDAPPASKDSFITTRTYSQRNSQRAPPPKEEPAVPTSTATNMFSALMGESDDEE from the coding sequence ATGACAGACGAAAGTGTTCAACCGACACAATCCGCTACAAAACAGGAATCTGCTGCTTTGAAACAAACAGGCGATGAGCAGCAAGAATctcaacaacagcaacagcgTGGCTACAATAATTATAATAATGGCAGCAACTATACTCAAAAGAAGCCCTACAATGGTAATAGGCCTCATCAGCAAAGAGGTGGTAAATTCGGTCCAAATAGATATAACAGCCGTGGTAACTACAATGGTGGCGGTAGTTATAGAGGCGGTCATGTAGGAGCTAATGGTTCAAGTGCACCATGGACTGGTTACTACAATAACTACCCTGTTTATTATCAACCACAACAAATGGCAAATTCTAATGCTGTCCCCGTCAATGTTGCTCCTGTCGATGAGAAGTCTTCTCCTTCTCCATCTAAGATAGAAATCACTACCAAGTCTGGTGAACACCTAGATTTAAAAGAGCAGCATAAAGCTAAGTTACAATCTCAGGAAAGATCTAGCACGACTCCGCAATTAAACTCGAATTCCGAGAAAACTTCTGATTCTACTTCTACTCCAACGCCTACCCCTGTCGTTACTGATTCTAAAGTAAGTtctgaagaaaacattTCAGAAGCTGAGAAGACTAGAAGAAACTTTATCGAACAAGTCAAACTTCGTAAAGCTGctttagaaaagaagagaaaagagcAACTTGAAGGCGCCAGTagcaacaataatattccAACGGAAACTACATCAGAAAAGGCCGAAGGAAAAGAATCTGCCAAATCTGATGTAACTGAAGAAACCAAACctactgaagaaaaaactgcTGAACCAGAAATTAAGCAAGAAGgtgaacaagaagaaaaaggccAACTAAATGAAGAATCTACTCCAAAGGTGTTAACTTTTGCTGAACGtttgaagttgaagaagcaacaaaaagaacaagaagaaaaaatagaagaaaaggaaaatgaggAGGAGCTCGTACAGGAAGAATCCAAGAGCACTACAGAGTCCGATCTTGTGCTTCCTACGGAAACAaataaacaagaaattgagGCCGCCGAAACTGAACATCCAAAGGAAGACAGATCAGCTACGACCCCAACTTCTTCCATTGAATTTGGTGATGCTGAAGTTGAGGCTGAGGCTGGTGATGCTGAAGTAAAGGTTAAAGCTGACGCTGACGCTGAAATAGAAACCACCACTGATGAAGCTAACGATGGTACAAACACCGTTTCTCACATTTTGAATGTACTAAAAGATGCCAAGCCAATTGAAGatctcttttcatttaaCTATCCAGAAGGTATTGAAGGTCCAGATATCAAgtataaaaaagaacatgTTAAGTACACATATGGCCCAACTTTCTTACTTCAATTTAAGGACAAATTAAATGTCAAAGCGGACGCTGAATGGGTTCAAAGCACTGCCTCTAAAATTGTCATTCCGCCAGGAATGGGTAGAGGAAACAGGTCTAGGGATTCCGGTAGATTTGGCAACAATTCTAGCCGTGGTCATGATTTTAGAAATAATTCTGTGAGAAATATGGATGACAGAGCAAATTCAAGAACCTCATCAAAGAGAAGATCGAAGAGAATGAATGACGATAGGAGATCCAATAGATCTTACACATCAAGAAGAGATCGTGAAAGAGGCTCTTACAGAAACGAAGATAAGAGAGAAGATGACAAACCAAAGGAAGAAGTTGCTCCGCTAGTTCCAAGTGCTAATAGATGGATTCCGAAATCCAAGGCTAAAAAGACCGAAAAGAAATTCGCCCCTGATGGAGAGACTGAACTGTTAGACAAGGATGaagttgaaagaaagatgAAATCACTGCTGAATAAACTTACTTTGGAAATGTTCGATGCTATTTCATCTGAGATCTTAGCTATTGCAAACATATCGGTATGGGAAACAAATGGTGAAACATTGAAGGCTGTGATAGAACAGATTTTCTTGAAGGCCTGTGATGAACCTCATTGGTCTTCTATGTACGCGCAATTATGTGGTAAAGTTGTTAAAGAGTTAAATTCAGATATTTCGGATGAAACTAATGAAGGTAAGACCGGACCAAAATTGGTCTTACATTACTTGGTTGCTAGATGTCATGCAGAATTCGATAAGGGTTGGACTGACAAACTAccaacaaaagaagacgGTACCCCACTTGAACCTGAAATGATGTCTGAAGAGTATtatgctgctgctgctgctaaGAGAAGAGGCCTAGGTTTAGTTCGTTTTATCGGTTTCTTGTACCgtttgaatttgttgacTGGAAAGATGATGTTCGAATGTTTCCGTAGATTAATGAAGGACTTAACAGATTCACCATCTGAAGAAACTCTAGAATCTGTCGTTGAATTGTTAAATACCGTTGGTGAACAATTCGAAACTGATAGTTTCAGAACAGGCCAAGCTACATTGGAAGGTTCACAGTTGCTCGATAGCTTGTTCGGTATTCTAGACAATGTTATTGAAACAGCTTCAATTTCTAGTAGAATCAAATTTAAGTTGATTGACATCAAGGAATTAAGGCATGACAAGAATTGGAATAGTGACAAGAAGGACAACGGCCCTAAGACTATTCAACAGATccatgaagaagaagaaagacaACGTCAACTTAAGAACAACTCAAGATCTAACTCAAGACGTACAAACAACTCCAGTAATAGACATTCTTTCAGAAGGGATGCTCCTCCTGCATCAAAAGATAGCTTTATCACAACCAGAACATATTCTCAAAGGAATAGTCAAAGGGCACCCCctccaaaagaagaacctGCTGTACCAACTTCTACTGCAACAAATATGTTTAGTGCATTAATGGGTGAAAGCGATGACGAAGAATAA
- the MTR3 gene encoding exosome non-catalytic core subunit MTR3 (similar to Saccharomyces cerevisiae MTR3 (YGR158C); ancestral locus Anc_4.63): MNVQDRRRLLGPAAAKPMAFSNTTIHTLENKSTSALPKNSECEQELSLHTGFIENCNGSALVESRDAKHQTSLITAVYGPRSIRGSFTSQGTISIQLKNGLLEKYNTNELKEVSSFLMGIFNSVVNLSRYPKSGIDIFVYLTYDKELQNKCLDDESQSKQIFSQISSLIPHCITSITLALVDAGIELVDMAAAGEVCGTVVSFIKNGEEIVGFWKDNGDNEDLSGCLDRCKEQYIRHRDLMISCLMKQKNLNI, encoded by the coding sequence ATGAATGTTCAAGACAGAAGGAGGCTATTAGGCCCAGCTGCTGCCAAGCCAATGGCATTCAGTAACACTACCATTCATACGCTTGAAAACAAGTCAACAAGTGCGCTACCCAAGAATAGTGAATGTGAACAAGAACTCTCTTTACATACTGGATTCATCGAGAACTGCAATGGATCTGCACTAGTAGAATCCAGGGACGCAAAACACCAGACGTCACTGATTACCGCTGTATATGGGCCACGCTCTATAAGAGGGTCTTTCACATCTCAAGGTACTATATCTATTCAACTAAAGAACGGTCTTCtggaaaaatataacaCGAACGAACTGAAGGAAGTTAGCAGTTTTTTAATGggtattttcaattcagTAGTCAACCTATCTCGCTATCCTAAATCCGGCATTGACATCTTTGTTTATCTAACATATGATAAGGAGCTTCAAAATAAATGCCTAGACGATGAATCACAGAGCAAGCAGATATTTTCTCAGATATCTTCGCTCATACCTCATTGTATCACTAGTATAACTCTAGCTTTAGTTGATGCCGGTATCGAATTAGTGGATATGGCAGCTGCAGGAGAGGTCTGTGGTACTGTTGTGTCATTTATTAAAAACGGGGAGGAGATTGTCGGCTTTTGGAAGGACAATGGTGACAATGAAGACCTTTCAGGATGTCTAGATCGTTGTAAGGAGCAGTACATCCGTCACAGggatttgatgataagCTGTTtaatgaaacagaaaaatctaAACATATGA
- the RTS3 gene encoding Rts3p (similar to Saccharomyces cerevisiae RTS3 (YGR161C); ancestral locus Anc_4.59), with protein MSGTSKTMNSSKDSKHKKAVAKPSRERQTSITRAMRPAVPRDPRRLSTSSSPSSSPISAQRRLSREEIINEMEKEQDAIVVRLLREIETLKEENSRLKNQLHHPVPARRSSPFFESESAILDDDDCNYSYTFDTPTIKHSDGASRRAVLPLTPKGSMTHISYRARRSSRNASMSNGTSISDTIFPIETKINSAPIGNRNLPSADLSHHTLLPRSLSGVSSSDLTETGALLHDRRRRSSNYSIDGSNSLKADLMAKRFQTGSLK; from the coding sequence ATGAGCGGCACTTCTAAAACCATGAACTCGAGCAAGGACTCTAAGCACAAGAAGGCTGTGGCCAAACCATCTAGGGAAAGGCAAACTTCAATTACAAGAGCCATGAGGCCAGCGGTACCACGTGATCCTCGTAGGCTCTCGACATCATCGTcgccttcttcttcaccaaTATCGGCGCAGAGAAGACTTTCGAGGGAGgaaataataaatgaaatgGAAAAGGAGCAAGACGCTATTGTAGTAAGACTGCTTCGGGAGattgaaactttaaaagaggaaaactCTAGATTGAAGAACCAATTGCACCACCCAGTCCCAGCGAGAAGATCATCCCCCTTTTTTGAGAGCGAGTCAGCAATTCTTGACGATGATGACTGCAATTATAGTTACACATTCGACACTCCAACGATCAAGCACTCAGATGGCGCATCCAGACGTGCTGTGCTTCCCTTAACTCCCAAAGGCTCCATGACTCACATTTCCTATCGTGCTAGAAGATCAAGCCGGAATGCTTCTATGTCCAACGGAACAAGCATATCAGATACGATTTTCCCAATCGAGACTAAAATTAACTCAGCACCAATAGGAAACAGAAACTTGCCCTCGGCAGATCTCTCACACCACACGCTTCTCCCACGTTCTCTAAGCGGTGTTTCCTCCAGTGATCTAACCGAGACCGGAGCTCTTCTTCACGATAGAAGAAGGCGTTCGTCCAATTACAGTATTGATGGTTCAAACTCTTTGAAGGCTGATCTCATGGCGAAGAGGTTTCAAACTGGTTCACTGAAATAA